Proteins found in one Zea mays cultivar B73 chromosome 1, Zm-B73-REFERENCE-NAM-5.0, whole genome shotgun sequence genomic segment:
- the LOC103636044 gene encoding uncharacterized protein: MSCIGSSCTATNKGKETVVEVHGAVAEEKQQVRNGEETAAEDDSGGSDPDSDSESDLDSESDWDSYSEEEEERQQQRKKKEKPKNKKKKKKQRRRQQQQQPAWLITLLRTRFWEPCKEHVSKNRAEQCMFCLKCCKVTCPRCTHDLPGHRLLKIRRYVYRSVVHASDMQALGVDVSRIQAYVVNAKKVLHLRPMSRSKHFRPQAGTPRCVTCRTWLRSAPNLFCSLACQGNVDVAQDDFSGPEAEVRYRSLQVQMAEPSGAAADELPGPEAAHEVPAQVPPPPPPAANQNASLRRRPRKQAAPERAPFF, encoded by the exons ATGTCTTGCATAGGTTCCTCTTGCACCGCAACCAACAAG GGAAAGGAGACTGTGGTGGAGGTGCATGGAGCGGTGGCGGAGGAGAAGCAGCAGGTGAGGAACGGAGAGGAGACTGCAGCGGAGGACGACTCCGGTGGGTCGGATCCGGATTCGGACTCTGAATCGGATTTAGATTCGGAGTCGGACTGGGACTCGTATTCGGAAGAGGAAGAGGAGCGACAGCAGCAGAGAAAGAAAAAGGAGAAACCCaaaaacaagaagaagaagaagaagcagcggcggcggcaacagcagcagcagccggcatggCTGATCACACTGCTGAGAACCAGGTTCTGGGAGCCATGCAAGGAGCACGTGTCGAAGAACAGGGCGGAGCAGTGCATGTTCTGCCTCAAGTGCTGCAAGGTGACCTGCCCCCGCTGCACCCACGACCTGCCTggccaccgcctcctcaagatccGCCGCTACGTCTACCGCTCCGTCGTCCACGCTTCCGATATGCAGGCGCTCGGCGTCGACGTCTCCAGGATCCAG GCATATGTTGTCAATGCAAAGAAGGTGCTGCACCTGAGGCCCATGAGCAGGTCCAAGCATTTCAGGCCTCAGGCAGGGACGCCGCGCTGCGTGACCTGCAGAACCTGGCTCCGTAGCGCGCCCAACCTGTTCTGCTCTCTTGCCTGCCAG GGGAATGTTGATGTAGCGCAAGACGACTTCTCGGGGCCCGAAGCTGAGGTCCGCTACAGGAGCCTCCAAGTGCAGATGGCTGAACCATCAGGGGCTGCAGCCGATGAGCTGCCTGGCCCTGAAGCTGCGCACGAGGTGCCTGCGCAggttccgccgccgccgccgccggccgcaaATCAGAACGCGTCGCTCCGCAGGCGGCCGCGCAAGCAGGCGGCGCCGGAGAGGGCGCCGTTCTTCTGA